Proteins from a genomic interval of Quercus robur chromosome 9, dhQueRobu3.1, whole genome shotgun sequence:
- the LOC126700783 gene encoding uncharacterized protein LOC126700783: MLREIDDLKKRLRRAQQRRSPSSSDLSSNEEKDISYRWRSRTPPSETFSYEEEQRHERRHRSPSSKGLGNDAMNKVLDQISRSPFTHRIKRARLPRHFHQPTFTIYNGRADPVEHVSQFNQRMAIHSQNEALMCKVFPSSLGPIAMRWFNNLKTNSIDSCKQLAQAFCSRFITNSRVPRPLSLFLSLSMHEGETLEAYADRYWEMYNDMDGNHDDVAISTFKSGLPTEHCLRKSLIGKPVTSVRQVMDRIDKYKRVEEDQLQGKGNEKIIPHKGNDYRSE; encoded by the coding sequence ATGCTGCGAGAGATTGACGACCTAAAAAAGAGGTTGCGTCGTGCACAGCAAAGGCGATCCCCTTCCAGCTCCGACCTATCCTCTAATGAGGAAAAGGATATCAGTTACAGGTGGAGATCAAGAACTCCCCCAAGTGAAACTTTTTCCTATGAAGAAGAGCAGCGTCATGAACGGAGACATAGGAGCCCGTCTAGTAAGGGTCTGGGTaatgatgccatgaacaaaGTACTGGATCAAATCTCTAGGTCACCCTTCACGCACAGGATAAAAAGGGCTAGACTACCCCGGCATTTTCACCAACCTACGTTTACCATTTACAATGGCCGagcagacccggtggagcaTGTGAGTCAATTCAATCAGAGAATGGCTATCCATTCTCAGAatgaggctttgatgtgcaaagttttCCCGTCTAGCCTGGGACCTATagcaatgagatggttcaacaacTTGAAGACAAACTCCATAGATTCATGTAAGCAGCTCGCCCAAGCTTTTTGCTCTCGTTTTATTACGAACAGCAGGGTTCCTCGACCTCTGAGTTTGTTTTTGTCATTATCTATGCACGAAGGGGAAACTCTAGAGGCATATGCtgatagatattgggagatgtacaaCGATATGGATGGTAACCACGACGACGTCGCCATCAGCACGTTTAAGAGTGGCCTCCCCACTGAGCATTGTTTAAGGAAGTCCTTAATTGGTAAACCTGTTACCAGCGTTCGTCAAGTTATGGACAGAATTGACAAATACAAAAGAGTGGAAGAGGACCAGCTACAAGGGAAAGGAAATGAGAAGATCATCCCTCACAAAGGGAATGATTACAGGTCGGAATGA